A single genomic interval of Eurosta solidaginis isolate ZX-2024a chromosome 3, ASM4086904v1, whole genome shotgun sequence harbors:
- the LOC137243588 gene encoding protein transport protein Sec24C-like yields MARTVEGEYEPPIVNFGELGPIRCNRCKAHMQFVDAGRRYQCLMCKVTADVATVYLQHLGRTGRRVDKYERPELVLGTYEFLCKKCVGTDSSQGKPQLISYINALQSIVDAVRTKLGPRSMDKHIVDSSGKATISNDGATIMKLLDIVYPPVKL; encoded by the exons ATGGCacgaacggttgagggtgaatatgagccacccattgtaaattttggtgaattgggtccaattagatgtaatcgttgcaaggctcatatgcaatttgtagatgctggtcgtcgttaccaatgtcttatgtgtaaagtaacagCAGATG tggcAACTGTATATTTGCAACATTTGGGCCGCACCGGacggcgtgtcgataaatatgaacgtcctgaacttgtattgggtacatatgagtttttgtgtaaaaaatgtgtgggtaccgatagctctcaaggtaaacctcaactcatatcctaTATCAATGCCTtgcaatcaattgtggacgctgtacgcactaaattaggtccacgcagtatggacaagcatattgttgattccagtggtaaggccacaatttcaaatgatggtgcaaccattatgaaactattggatattgtgtaTCCACCCGTAAAACTCtaa